One Thalassotalea atypica DNA window includes the following coding sequences:
- a CDS encoding COG3014 family protein yields the protein MRIEDFFQGYAQQMRPVRQATLMGDFPNANQKLGEPSSRNTNYVLTLLEKGRLAYLSGNFQQSRAWFEQAYQTIEKERSGAKVRLSSGVEKFGSLLSNDNAILYQVPAYEQSMMHSYQALNYLYLNDLEGALVEIRRANLVQEQALRANEDELIEANEALGSTGSVDWQHANAAFSSLNSRVGDIKNGFQNAYTFYISGILYEAAGQLNDAYIDYKKALEIFPDNHYLQQDVLRLAHQLGMVDDIEVLERRFGDYQTTTLKNSGQLVIIYEQDLIDARIEKGVNLPIFTRHNDFRTFNLALPSYQPTVTPAKPLVLKVNDDVLASEQIVQLQALVAKQLTEQMPTMIARQVLRLAAKEQVRHKLSKEGGDVGNILAGLYNMASERADTRSWLTLPSDVQLLKIDLVEGQHRVNINAVEGLNEIPVDITAGRTTFVMISRLGQYSQHHVVNL from the coding sequence ATGAGAATTGAAGATTTCTTTCAAGGATATGCTCAGCAAATGAGGCCAGTTCGACAGGCTACCTTGATGGGAGATTTCCCCAATGCGAATCAAAAACTGGGTGAGCCATCGAGTCGAAATACCAACTATGTCTTAACGTTACTCGAAAAAGGCCGCCTAGCGTACTTGTCCGGCAATTTCCAACAAAGTAGAGCATGGTTCGAACAGGCATATCAAACCATTGAGAAAGAACGTAGTGGGGCAAAAGTTAGATTAAGTTCAGGTGTTGAGAAATTTGGCTCCTTGCTGAGTAATGATAATGCTATTTTGTATCAGGTACCTGCATACGAACAAAGCATGATGCACTCATACCAAGCACTAAATTATTTGTACCTTAACGACTTAGAGGGGGCACTAGTAGAAATTAGGCGTGCAAACCTTGTTCAAGAGCAAGCATTGAGGGCTAATGAAGATGAACTTATCGAGGCAAATGAAGCCTTAGGTAGTACCGGTAGTGTAGATTGGCAACACGCAAATGCCGCCTTCTCATCATTGAATAGTCGAGTAGGAGATATTAAGAATGGTTTTCAAAATGCTTATACCTTTTATATATCTGGCATTTTATATGAAGCAGCGGGTCAATTGAACGATGCATACATTGACTACAAAAAAGCGTTAGAAATTTTTCCGGACAATCACTATTTGCAGCAAGACGTGTTACGACTTGCACATCAATTGGGAATGGTTGATGACATTGAAGTACTTGAACGTCGATTTGGTGATTACCAAACTACAACGCTCAAAAATAGTGGGCAGCTAGTTATTATTTATGAGCAAGATCTTATCGATGCGCGAATAGAAAAAGGGGTCAACTTACCTATATTTACGCGGCACAATGATTTTAGAACCTTTAATTTAGCTCTGCCAAGTTATCAGCCAACCGTAACGCCAGCAAAGCCATTAGTACTCAAAGTGAATGACGATGTATTGGCATCAGAGCAAATTGTGCAGTTACAAGCCTTGGTCGCTAAACAGCTGACCGAGCAGATGCCAACCATGATTGCCAGACAAGTACTCAGGCTGGCAGCAAAAGAGCAAGTAAGACATAAACTGAGTAAAGAAGGTGGAGATGTCGGTAATATTCTAGCGGGGCTTTATAACATGGCATCAGAGCGCGCTGATACACGCAGCTGGTTGACGCTACCTAGCGACGTACAGTTGTTAAAAATTGATTTGGTCGAAGGCCAACATAGAGTCAATATTAATGCTGTGGAAGGGCTCAACGAAATACCTGTCGACATTACCGCTGGAAGAACGACTTTTGTCATGATCAGTCGATTGGGTCAATACAGTCAACATCATGTCGTTAATTTATAA
- a CDS encoding response regulator transcription factor produces MKVLIIEDDAVFSASLRRRLKKHGYQCLQTDNCSDALLHSRQYLPDIILLDMHLDGDSGLKIIAPMRNILPKAKIILLTGYASIATAVEAIKLGADDYLAKPIDTQTLISAMSGSAKTTIVQEQQATLSSEQIEWEHIQQVLKFNDGNVSAAARQLSMHRRTLQRKLKKRPSFQSNSI; encoded by the coding sequence ATGAAAGTGTTAATAATTGAAGATGATGCAGTATTTTCAGCTTCGTTACGGCGTCGTTTGAAAAAACATGGCTATCAGTGCCTGCAGACGGATAACTGCAGTGACGCATTGCTGCATAGTCGCCAATATCTGCCTGACATTATTTTGCTTGATATGCACCTTGATGGTGATAGTGGCCTGAAAATCATTGCGCCTATGCGTAATATTTTACCTAAAGCTAAAATTATTTTATTGACCGGTTATGCGAGTATCGCAACTGCAGTTGAGGCGATTAAATTAGGTGCTGACGATTATTTGGCAAAACCCATAGACACACAAACATTGATAAGTGCAATGTCAGGCAGTGCCAAGACAACTATTGTCCAAGAGCAACAAGCCACCTTATCTTCAGAGCAAATTGAATGGGAGCATATTCAGCAGGTACTGAAATTTAATGATGGTAATGTTTCAGCAGCAGCAAGGCAGTTGTCGATGCATCGTCGTACACTGCAACGTAAACTTAAAAAACGTCCTAGCTTTCAATCCAATTCAATTTAA
- a CDS encoding ATP-binding protein — MALRSASIIMQTALVLFVTFVLEYELPVLAMFGVIVAEFIFNSLWYVYYRRGNVERKSHLVTQLIADVLFLGGLLYFSGGATNAFISLLLIPIAIAAVALPIRGLMFVAISAIATYSFLLWLMPMHVMHGNMEAHFIGMWLNFLLSTVVVAIVVNQMANIINRRELTIAKYREEQLKQERIIALGVASAQVTHDLATPIASLALMFDEIKEDNAIDRGLLGDFEQQLKRCSDKLHAFRQMSEDIKMNKRVTYSCAQVFKQITRHCQLNYPQVEFRFSEQVNQGEITADGSLVPAVVNVINNAVVASNALQSNQVDIASIEVNEQWKLVIRDFGNGFKTEQFAQLGSVPQPSDRGFGMAILLSNASLERLDGKLELTNHQHGGAQVVMTLPLNMVK; from the coding sequence ATGGCGTTGCGTTCAGCGTCTATCATCATGCAAACAGCGTTGGTGTTGTTTGTTACCTTCGTGCTTGAGTATGAATTGCCTGTATTGGCCATGTTTGGTGTGATCGTCGCAGAATTCATATTTAATTCCCTTTGGTATGTGTACTATCGCCGCGGTAATGTTGAACGCAAAAGCCACCTCGTGACTCAGTTGATTGCAGATGTCTTATTCTTAGGTGGTTTATTGTATTTTAGCGGTGGTGCCACCAATGCCTTTATATCATTATTGCTCATTCCAATTGCCATTGCGGCAGTAGCCTTGCCTATTCGCGGATTAATGTTTGTTGCAATAAGCGCCATAGCGACATACAGCTTTCTACTCTGGTTGATGCCGATGCATGTGATGCACGGTAATATGGAGGCACATTTTATTGGTATGTGGCTGAACTTCTTACTTTCTACAGTAGTGGTTGCCATTGTAGTAAATCAAATGGCGAATATTATCAACCGCAGAGAATTAACCATTGCCAAATACCGTGAAGAGCAGCTCAAGCAAGAGCGTATCATTGCGCTTGGTGTTGCCTCAGCGCAAGTAACCCATGACCTTGCAACACCGATTGCGTCTTTAGCATTAATGTTTGATGAAATAAAAGAAGATAATGCTATTGACCGGGGTTTACTAGGAGACTTTGAGCAGCAACTTAAAAGATGTTCTGATAAATTACACGCTTTTCGTCAAATGTCAGAAGACATTAAAATGAATAAGCGCGTCACTTATTCATGTGCTCAAGTCTTCAAACAAATTACCCGTCATTGTCAGCTAAACTACCCACAAGTTGAATTTCGTTTTTCAGAGCAGGTAAACCAAGGAGAGATTACTGCTGATGGCTCATTAGTTCCTGCGGTTGTTAATGTGATAAATAATGCTGTTGTTGCTTCAAACGCGTTGCAAAGTAATCAAGTAGACATTGCCAGTATCGAGGTTAATGAACAATGGAAGTTGGTCATTCGAGATTTTGGTAATGGCTTCAAAACGGAGCAATTTGCTCAACTAGGCAGCGTACCACAGCCAAGTGATAGAGGCTTTGGTATGGCTATATTATTGAGTAATGCCAGTTTAGAGCGATTAGATGGGAAGCTTGAACTCACCAACCACCAGCATGGCGGTGCTCAAGTGGTAATGACATTGCCATTAAACATGGTTAAGTAG
- a CDS encoding rhodanese-like domain-containing protein yields the protein MLKKIPELVKEARVSLNVITAKEAAIKVKEVNGLVLDVREMIEVDKKPVQGVINIPRGILEPQMLQRFPDENLPLFLHCASGVRATFSAEQLTRVGYKNVTVISCSIDDVCQAFA from the coding sequence ATGCTAAAAAAAATCCCAGAATTAGTCAAAGAGGCAAGAGTGTCACTTAACGTCATTACCGCCAAAGAAGCTGCGATAAAAGTAAAAGAAGTCAACGGGCTTGTTTTAGATGTTAGAGAAATGATTGAAGTAGACAAAAAGCCTGTGCAAGGCGTGATAAATATTCCACGAGGGATATTGGAACCACAAATGCTACAACGCTTCCCCGATGAAAATTTGCCTTTATTTCTTCATTGTGCCTCCGGCGTTCGAGCCACTTTTTCAGCGGAGCAGTTAACACGTGTAGGCTATAAAAATGTTACAGTGATTAGCTGCTCCATCGATGATGTGTGCCAAGCATTTGCCTAA
- a CDS encoding YgaP family membrane protein yields the protein MKLHDAVFRFAGVMVLLSVLLTYYVHGNFVWFTVFVGANLLQYSFSGFCPAAIVFKKMGFKP from the coding sequence ATGAAATTACATGACGCAGTTTTTAGATTTGCAGGTGTTATGGTGTTGTTGTCAGTCCTGCTAACGTACTATGTTCACGGCAATTTTGTTTGGTTTACTGTGTTTGTTGGAGCTAACTTGCTACAGTATTCTTTCTCTGGATTTTGCCCAGCAGCAATCGTTTTTAAAAAAATGGGCTTTAAGCCATAA
- a CDS encoding outer membrane lipoprotein-sorting protein: MFNQIKRYLLAFVAVNLIAPMHTMAQELTNADEIIMQANLVSYYAGDDGSAQARMIIVDARGNKQMRQFTILRKDIEDLGDQNMLVFFSRPTDVKGTVFHVTKKVKSEDDRWLYLPALDLVKRISAGDKRTSFVGSHFYYEDVSGRNPREDNYTLLAEQSTGDFYVVKGEPKDPTTVEFAYMVAKIDKITSLPMEVTYFDKNDNKIRKMEVLKTKDVQGFTTVIHSKITQFSDNSYTEMQFRKVKYDAGLPDSIFAERSLRNPPKAWLK, from the coding sequence ATGTTCAATCAAATAAAAAGATATTTGCTGGCTTTCGTTGCGGTTAACTTAATCGCGCCAATGCATACCATGGCACAAGAGTTAACCAATGCTGATGAAATTATAATGCAGGCAAACTTAGTGTCATATTACGCGGGTGATGATGGTAGTGCACAAGCACGTATGATTATTGTTGATGCTCGTGGTAACAAGCAAATGCGCCAGTTCACTATCTTAAGGAAAGACATCGAAGATCTTGGTGATCAAAATATGCTGGTGTTCTTTTCTCGCCCGACCGACGTTAAAGGCACCGTATTTCATGTGACGAAGAAGGTGAAATCAGAAGATGATCGCTGGTTGTATTTACCAGCGCTTGATTTAGTAAAACGTATATCTGCAGGCGATAAGCGTACTTCGTTTGTAGGCTCACATTTTTATTATGAAGACGTTTCTGGTCGTAATCCACGAGAAGACAATTACACACTTTTAGCTGAGCAAAGCACCGGTGATTTTTATGTTGTTAAAGGGGAACCGAAAGACCCTACAACTGTTGAATTTGCTTACATGGTAGCGAAAATCGACAAGATAACTTCGTTGCCAATGGAAGTGACTTATTTTGATAAAAATGACAATAAGATCCGTAAAATGGAAGTGCTTAAAACAAAAGACGTACAGGGCTTTACCACTGTTATACATTCAAAAATTACTCAGTTTTCTGACAACAGTTATACCGAGATGCAGTTTAGGAAGGTGAAGTATGATGCCGGTTTACCCGATAGTATTTTTGCTGAGCGTAGCTTGCGTAATCCGCCCAAAGCTTGGTTAAAGTAG
- a CDS encoding efflux RND transporter permease subunit encodes MALKLIGDFNLISAQGQTRYEKLLTWAFVQPKFIYSIISVLVLIALLMIPSIKIDTDPENMLSSDAYARVFHQQTKQNFAMRDMIVVGIVSEKDIFTLDNLTVIGDLAAQIEEIDGVVKEDLLSLTTVDNITQFIDAQGNASGIRFEYLMKQAPESTTEVENVRNAVARLPLLNNTLVASDHRAIAIYVPIVSKDLSYDIGEQIRTFISDIKAIHKTKISSQSLAFHITGLPIAEDQFGVEMFVQMGVAAPLAGLVIVALLWYFFRSVPLLIAPMIVAMATVIIIMGGLIGMGFTVHIMSSMIAIFLMPIAVVDSVHILSEFSDRHNKSVDLKTTIAQVMSHLYKPMLLTSVTSAVGFFSLMLTPIPPVQIFGAFIGSGILLAFALTIIFVPVYLSRLSPNEVEKLHLVKERLAATGKLTKMLAKLGHFATNKGTIIFPVYVVLFIAGVLGIKQIEINDNPINWFKANHEIRIADEALNAHFAGTYDAWFVLDGASIQDNRAVDNFVAELNAIKAKGLNIESIEPYIEQSKASSSSFFSQELLVLLDDLAFDSEDIYAMDINKLVAVADRAFNASQIFTQPDVLLWMSSFQNAMIQSGLVGKANTLNDIIKTVNRELKSGTEQDFNIPQTKAGVAQALLQYQSSHRPQDLWHFVSKDFQQSLMWLQMTSGDNQHTSKVVDWVAQYVKNNPAPVELDFHWAGKSYLNIVWQDAMVSGMADSLVSSFVIVFLMMTILFRSIKYGVLAMLPLTFTITMIYGLIGWLGKAYDMPIAVLSALTLGLSIDFAIHFLQRARTLIDEMGDVYSAMSLMFKEPATAITRNAIVIALGFTPLLFSPLVPYITVGFFLASIMALSALVTLILLPALLILLSKKTSVVSS; translated from the coding sequence ATGGCGCTAAAGTTAATTGGGGACTTCAACTTGATATCAGCACAAGGTCAAACTCGCTACGAGAAACTATTAACGTGGGCATTCGTGCAGCCTAAGTTTATCTATTCAATTATTTCTGTACTCGTATTAATCGCCTTACTGATGATTCCAAGCATCAAAATTGATACTGATCCTGAAAACATGCTTAGCTCTGACGCATATGCAAGGGTGTTTCATCAACAAACAAAGCAAAATTTCGCCATGAGAGACATGATAGTTGTCGGTATTGTCAGCGAAAAAGACATTTTTACATTAGATAATTTGACGGTGATTGGAGACTTAGCTGCTCAAATAGAAGAGATAGACGGGGTTGTTAAGGAGGATTTATTGTCGTTAACGACGGTTGATAACATTACTCAGTTTATTGATGCTCAGGGCAATGCTTCCGGAATACGGTTTGAATATTTGATGAAGCAAGCGCCAGAATCAACAACAGAAGTGGAAAATGTGCGCAACGCGGTAGCACGACTCCCACTGTTGAATAACACATTAGTCGCAAGCGATCACAGAGCAATCGCTATTTATGTACCAATAGTATCTAAGGATTTGTCGTATGATATAGGCGAACAAATAAGAACATTTATTAGCGATATTAAAGCCATACATAAAACAAAAATATCGTCTCAATCGTTAGCCTTTCACATCACGGGTTTACCGATTGCAGAAGATCAGTTTGGCGTTGAGATGTTTGTTCAAATGGGCGTTGCCGCTCCTTTAGCTGGGCTCGTGATCGTTGCCTTGTTGTGGTATTTCTTTCGCAGTGTTCCTTTACTCATCGCCCCGATGATTGTCGCCATGGCGACAGTTATTATTATCATGGGGGGATTGATAGGTATGGGCTTTACTGTGCATATTATGTCGTCAATGATCGCTATCTTTCTAATGCCGATCGCTGTGGTTGATTCTGTGCATATTCTTTCGGAGTTTTCCGATAGACATAATAAATCGGTTGATTTGAAAACAACTATTGCGCAGGTGATGAGTCATTTATACAAGCCTATGCTGTTAACGTCAGTAACTTCAGCTGTTGGTTTTTTCTCTCTGATGTTAACACCGATTCCACCGGTACAAATTTTTGGCGCGTTTATTGGTAGTGGTATTTTACTGGCTTTTGCTCTGACGATTATCTTTGTACCTGTCTATTTGTCTCGGTTGTCCCCGAATGAAGTTGAAAAGCTACATTTGGTGAAAGAGCGCCTTGCGGCGACAGGAAAGCTAACCAAGATGCTGGCCAAACTTGGTCATTTTGCAACAAACAAAGGTACAATTATTTTTCCGGTGTATGTTGTCTTATTTATAGCTGGCGTTTTGGGAATCAAACAGATTGAGATTAATGACAACCCAATAAACTGGTTTAAAGCGAACCATGAAATTCGCATTGCCGACGAGGCATTAAACGCACATTTTGCAGGCACTTATGATGCATGGTTCGTACTAGATGGTGCTTCAATACAAGATAACCGTGCTGTCGATAACTTTGTTGCCGAACTTAATGCTATTAAAGCTAAAGGGCTGAACATTGAATCGATTGAGCCCTACATTGAGCAAAGCAAAGCGAGTTCTTCGTCATTCTTCTCTCAAGAATTACTGGTATTGCTTGATGATTTAGCTTTTGACAGTGAAGATATATATGCCATGGATATCAACAAATTGGTGGCTGTGGCGGATAGGGCATTTAATGCAAGCCAAATTTTTACTCAGCCTGACGTTTTACTCTGGATGTCGAGTTTTCAAAACGCCATGATTCAAAGCGGTTTGGTTGGTAAAGCCAATACGTTAAATGACATCATTAAAACCGTGAACCGAGAGCTAAAATCCGGCACAGAACAAGATTTCAACATACCTCAAACTAAAGCTGGAGTTGCGCAAGCTTTATTGCAATACCAGTCTTCTCATCGACCACAAGATTTATGGCACTTTGTCAGCAAAGACTTTCAGCAAAGTCTGATGTGGCTGCAAATGACCAGCGGTGATAACCAGCACACCTCCAAAGTCGTGGATTGGGTTGCGCAATATGTTAAAAATAATCCTGCGCCGGTTGAGCTTGATTTTCATTGGGCAGGCAAGTCCTATCTCAATATTGTCTGGCAAGATGCGATGGTAAGCGGCATGGCAGATAGCTTAGTGTCAAGTTTTGTTATTGTTTTTCTCATGATGACGATATTGTTTCGCTCGATAAAATACGGCGTACTTGCGATGTTACCCCTGACATTCACCATCACCATGATTTATGGCTTGATTGGTTGGCTCGGCAAAGCATACGACATGCCCATTGCTGTACTCTCGGCACTGACGCTTGGCTTATCTATCGATTTTGCCATTCATTTCTTACAGCGAGCACGAACATTAATTGACGAAATGGGTGATGTGTACTCCGCTATGTCATTGATGTTTAAGGAGCCCGCTACCGCGATTACGAGAAATGCCATTGTTATCGCTCTTGGTTTCACGCCATTGCTTTTTTCACCTTTAGTGCCTTATATCACCGTTGGTTTTTTTCTCGCGAGCATCATGGCGTTATCTGCATTAGTGACATTAATTTTATTACCGGCGTTACTTATTTTACTTAGTAAGAAAACGTCTGTGGTTAGTTCGTAA
- a CDS encoding ArsR/SmtB family transcription factor, producing the protein MSTNVIDFENIKDNAKRAAALLKALSNESRLMILCHLGENELSVTELNKLIDLSQSSLSQHLARLRQDGFVSTRRESQTIYYRVENPVAMKIILVLQDEFCKK; encoded by the coding sequence ATGAGTACTAACGTCATTGATTTTGAGAACATTAAGGACAACGCTAAGCGGGCTGCTGCTTTGCTGAAAGCATTAAGTAACGAAAGTCGCCTCATGATACTTTGCCATTTAGGTGAAAATGAATTATCCGTTACTGAATTGAATAAGTTAATAGACTTAAGCCAATCGAGTCTTTCTCAGCATTTAGCTCGATTGCGTCAAGATGGATTCGTTTCAACAAGACGTGAATCTCAAACAATTTACTATCGCGTCGAAAATCCGGTAGCAATGAAAATCATCTTGGTATTACAGGATGAATTTTGCAAAAAGTAG
- a CDS encoding LysE family translocator yields the protein MTFDSYLIYLSISCIASVSVGPSVLLAASNGLNFGGRKALAGVVGHVTSVFMLALASVVGVSALLVSSELLFTIVKYIGVGYLAYIGVAIWKSKGNWAISTDYQDMPSSLSLFRKSFVLGITNPKGLVFFTALFPQFIQPDAPLLPQFALLAGTSLTNAFLFTSAYALLGCKFKRRLTPLISKGWISKITGSLFLSFASALALMK from the coding sequence TTGACCTTTGATTCTTACCTTATTTATCTCAGTATTTCTTGTATCGCTTCTGTTAGTGTTGGTCCATCAGTACTACTTGCGGCCAGTAATGGTTTGAACTTTGGCGGCCGTAAAGCACTTGCTGGTGTTGTTGGGCATGTGACATCTGTATTCATGCTAGCATTAGCCTCGGTAGTGGGGGTGAGTGCGTTATTGGTTAGTTCTGAGCTACTTTTCACCATTGTGAAGTACATCGGCGTAGGCTATCTAGCTTATATTGGCGTAGCGATATGGAAAAGCAAAGGCAATTGGGCGATCTCAACGGATTATCAAGACATGCCGTCAAGCTTGAGTTTATTTCGTAAAAGTTTTGTGTTGGGTATTACGAACCCTAAAGGTTTGGTCTTCTTTACCGCTCTTTTTCCACAATTCATTCAACCTGATGCGCCGCTGTTACCACAATTTGCGTTGCTTGCAGGTACTAGTTTAACTAATGCGTTCTTGTTTACATCTGCATATGCATTGCTTGGCTGTAAGTTTAAAAGACGATTAACGCCTTTAATTAGTAAAGGCTGGATTTCTAAAATAACAGGGAGTTTGTTTCTATCATTTGCTTCTGCATTAGCATTAATGAAGTAA
- a CDS encoding DUF1456 family protein, giving the protein MTNNDILRRLRYSFNYNDNKMINIFKLADAMVTRAEVSAWLKKEEDEGYKEMADITLATFLNGFITEKRGAKEGNKPQPETTLNYNIILTKLKIALNLKAEDIIELLSSVNVTISKPELSAFFRKSDHKHYRVCKAQIMRNFMNALQNKYRVAKKEPASAKQQHKKSNYNESSKPRHDNTARPKASTPYVNPKAKKIEKPKSERKVLKLTPEEIWKNHD; this is encoded by the coding sequence GTGACCAATAACGATATTTTACGCCGCTTACGTTATAGCTTTAACTACAACGACAATAAAATGATTAACATTTTTAAACTAGCTGATGCTATGGTCACTCGTGCAGAAGTCAGTGCATGGCTAAAAAAAGAAGAGGATGAAGGTTATAAAGAAATGGCTGACATCACCCTGGCAACCTTTCTCAACGGTTTTATCACAGAAAAACGTGGCGCTAAAGAAGGGAATAAACCGCAACCTGAAACAACGTTAAACTACAATATCATCTTAACTAAACTCAAAATTGCGTTGAACTTAAAAGCCGAAGACATTATCGAGTTGCTGTCATCTGTCAATGTCACTATCAGTAAGCCTGAGTTAAGCGCTTTTTTCAGAAAATCCGATCATAAGCATTACCGTGTCTGTAAAGCACAAATTATGCGTAATTTTATGAACGCTTTGCAGAACAAATATCGCGTCGCCAAAAAAGAGCCTGCAAGTGCAAAGCAACAACATAAAAAGTCGAACTATAACGAATCCAGTAAGCCTCGTCATGACAATACAGCACGTCCTAAAGCAAGCACACCTTATGTCAATCCAAAAGCTAAAAAGATTGAAAAGCCTAAATCTGAGCGAAAAGTATTGAAACTCACGCCAGAAGAAATCTGGAAGAATCACGATTAA
- the rlmF gene encoding 23S rRNA (adenine(1618)-N(6))-methyltransferase RlmF, with protein MTVKHQLHPRNQHKRGYDFKALCKTLPSLKPYVYLNKYQSKTIDFSDLQAVRTLNQALLAHFYQIDNWHIPQENLCPPIPGRVDYVHYIADLLNSLNDSKNVRVLDIGTGASCIYPLLGYRSYGWSFVATDIDPKSISNAQSILTKNKIAENQIECRLQSAPSKIFDGIVKPDETFDLTMCNPPFHQSLAKAMQGNSQKWANLNKAKGNISTGKETKAALNFGGQEAELWCQGGERTFVRNMIKESRKYGHQVTWFTCLISQKDNVSPLKLALKKQNVTQSKVVKMAQGQKVSRFIAWSFQA; from the coding sequence ATGACGGTAAAACATCAACTTCATCCTCGTAACCAGCATAAAAGGGGTTACGACTTTAAAGCTCTGTGTAAAACACTACCGTCGTTAAAGCCCTACGTATACCTTAATAAATATCAATCAAAAACCATTGATTTTTCTGATCTTCAAGCGGTAAGAACGTTAAATCAGGCACTGCTTGCTCATTTTTACCAAATTGATAATTGGCATATTCCCCAAGAGAATTTATGCCCACCGATCCCTGGCCGAGTCGATTACGTTCATTATATTGCTGACTTGCTAAATTCGTTAAACGACAGCAAGAACGTAAGAGTATTGGATATCGGCACAGGAGCAAGTTGTATATACCCTCTTTTAGGGTATCGAAGTTACGGGTGGTCATTTGTTGCTACAGATATCGATCCAAAATCGATCAGTAACGCTCAATCTATTTTGACCAAAAACAAAATTGCAGAAAATCAAATTGAATGCCGACTACAATCGGCACCAAGCAAGATATTTGATGGTATTGTTAAACCAGATGAAACATTTGATTTGACCATGTGCAATCCTCCCTTTCATCAGTCGTTAGCCAAAGCAATGCAAGGAAATAGCCAGAAGTGGGCAAACTTAAACAAAGCAAAAGGCAACATCAGCACAGGAAAAGAAACCAAAGCGGCTCTTAATTTCGGCGGGCAAGAAGCAGAGCTTTGGTGTCAAGGTGGCGAGCGGACTTTTGTTCGAAACATGATCAAAGAAAGCCGTAAGTATGGACATCAAGTCACATGGTTTACTTGCCTTATTTCGCAAAAAGATAACGTTAGTCCTTTGAAGTTAGCATTGAAGAAGCAAAACGTCACACAAAGTAAAGTAGTAAAAATGGCGCAAGGACAAAAAGTTAGCCGCTTTATTGCATGGAGTTTTCAAGCGTAG
- a CDS encoding AraC family transcriptional regulator: protein MNDRTITIHYINALLSGLKQHGKNADLLLTKFGITQDMLSDSSTRVSFAVYAAINRYVWKVLKDENMGFGYKPLPNGAFYYAGSLAIGSENLEGALKLLVGFYNYVEHGFTLNLTIGDDESEIEIKLIDPSLDSHHMLADFLMVSFHRFCCWLIGQQLELQQVEFDFPTPVHKVEYARLFSCPKKFSANKLAIRFTSDYLSHSIVRNTLEFNDYVAVTPMNILLNPVAEDNYTTKVKQLIEGHLDSDFPNFEDVATQLSMVPKTLRQKLKLEGCTYQQIKDDIRRDLAIYCLYQPNYTIANIAEKVGFTETGAFIRAFKGWTNYTPGNYRAQFISTS, encoded by the coding sequence ATGAATGATAGAACCATTACAATTCATTATATCAATGCATTACTCAGTGGCTTAAAACAACACGGCAAGAATGCAGATTTACTGCTAACAAAATTTGGTATAACGCAAGACATGTTATCGGATTCATCTACTCGGGTATCATTTGCGGTTTATGCTGCTATCAATCGTTACGTTTGGAAGGTACTTAAAGATGAAAATATGGGCTTTGGTTATAAGCCTTTGCCGAACGGCGCTTTTTATTATGCAGGTTCGCTAGCTATTGGCTCTGAAAATTTAGAAGGGGCATTAAAGCTATTAGTCGGTTTTTACAATTATGTTGAGCATGGTTTTACGCTAAATCTCACGATTGGCGACGACGAGAGTGAAATTGAAATCAAATTAATTGATCCCTCTCTAGACTCCCATCACATGCTTGCTGATTTTCTTATGGTCTCTTTTCACCGTTTTTGCTGTTGGCTGATAGGCCAACAATTAGAACTACAGCAGGTTGAATTTGACTTTCCGACTCCTGTACATAAAGTGGAGTATGCACGTCTATTTTCCTGCCCCAAAAAGTTTAGTGCAAACAAACTGGCCATACGTTTCACTAGTGATTATTTGTCACATTCTATTGTAAGAAACACTTTAGAATTTAATGATTATGTCGCGGTGACCCCCATGAACATCTTACTAAACCCTGTTGCAGAGGATAACTACACCACTAAAGTCAAACAGCTCATTGAAGGACATCTAGATTCTGATTTTCCTAATTTTGAAGATGTCGCCACACAATTAAGTATGGTGCCTAAAACCTTGCGACAGAAACTTAAGCTAGAAGGCTGTACATATCAACAGATAAAGGATGATATTCGTCGGGACTTGGCCATATACTGCTTATATCAGCCAAACTATACAATTGCTAATATCGCAGAAAAAGTAGGATTTACCGAAACAGGTGCCTTTATTAGAGCGTTTAAAGGCTGGACAAATTATACGCCAGGGAATTATCGAGCACAGTTCATTTCTACTTCATAA